A portion of the Glycine max cultivar Williams 82 chromosome 10, Glycine_max_v4.0, whole genome shotgun sequence genome contains these proteins:
- the LOC100170734 gene encoding peroxisomal 3-ketoacyl-CoA thiolase, which produces MEKAINRQKILLHHLNPSSSTHPNESSSLHASACVAGDSAAYQRTSTFGDDVVIVAAYRTAHCKAKRGGFKDTLPDDLLAPVLKAVIEKTNVNPSEVGDIVVGSVLAPGAQRASECRMAAFYAGFPETVPVRTVNRQCSSGLQAVADVAAAIRAGFYDIGIGAGLESMTTNPMGWDGSVNPKVKMFEQAQNCLLPMGITSENVAQRFGVSRKEQDQAAVESHRRAAAATAAGKFKDEIVPVTTKIVDPKTGEEKSVTISVDDGIRPGTTVSDLGRLKPVFKKDGSTTAGNSSQVTDGASAVLLMKRSVALQKGLPILGVFRTFAAVGVDPAIMGVGPAAAIPVAVKAAGLELDDIDLFEINEAFASQFVYCRNKLGLDPEKINVNGGAMAIGHPLGSTGARCVATLLHEMKKRGRDCRFGVISMCIGTGMGAAAVFESGDCADELCNARKVDDLLLSKDARLK; this is translated from the exons GCTTCAGCATGTGTGGCGGGGGATAGCGCTGCTTATCAAAGGACATCGACATTCGGGGACGATGTTGTGATCGTGGC TGCTTATCGGACTGCTCATTGCAAAGCTAAACGAGGTGGTTTCAAAGACACTCTTCCTGATGATCTACTGGCTCCTGTTTTGAAG GCTGTAATTGAGAAAACCAATGTGAACCCAAGTGAAGTTGGGGATATTGTTGTAGGTAGTGTATTGGCTCCTGGAGCTCAAAGAGCTAGTGAATGCCGAATGGCTGCATTTTATGCTGGTTTTCCCG AAACTGTGCCTGTTAGGACCGTTAATAGGCAATGTTCATCTGGGCTCCAGGCTGTCGCTGATGTAGCTGCTGCTATAAGGGCTGGGTTCTATGACATTG gtATTGGTGCCGGTTTGGAATCTATGACCACTAATCCAATGGGATGGGATGGATCAGTGAATCCTAAG GTAAAAATGTTTGAACAAGCACAAAACTGCCTTCTTCCTATGGGAATTACCTCTGAAAATGTTGCACAGCGCTTTGGGGTTTCAAGGAAGGAACAAGACCAGGCTGCA GTTGAGTCTCACAGGCGAGCTGCTGCAGCTACTGCTGCTGGTAAATTTAAAGATGAAATTGTCCCAGTTACCACCAAG ATTGTGGACCCAAAAACCGGTGAGGAGAAATCTGTCACCATTTCTGTTGATGATGGAATTCGACCTGGCACAACAGTGTCTGATCTAGGAAGACTCAAACCTGTGTTCAAGAAAGACGGAAGCACCACTGCTG GTAATTCTAGCCAGGTGACCGATGGGGCTTCAGCTGTTCTGCTGATGAAAAGAAGTGTTGCATTGCAAAAGGGGCTACCCATTCTTGGTGTATTCAG GACTTTTGCAGCAGTTGGTGTTGATCCTGCCATCATGGGTGTTGGCCCTGCTGCTGCAATTCCTGTTGCTGTTAAGGCTGCAGGTCTAGAGCTTGATGATATTgatctttttgaaataaatgag GCATTTGCCTCCCAGTTCGTGTATTGCCGTAACAAGCTAGGGCTTGATCCAGAAAAGATCAATGTTAATGGAGGTGCAATGGCAATTGGGCATCCTCTGGGTTCAACAG GTGCTCGATGTGTTGCAACTCTGTTGCATGAAATGAAGAAACGTGGCAGGGACTGTCGATTTGGAGTTATATCTATGTGCATAG GTACTGGAATGGGGGCAGCTGCTGTTTTTGAGAGTGGTGATTGTGCTGATGAGCTATGCAATGCCCGGAAAGTGGATGACCTTCTTTTATCCAAGGATGCTCGCTTGAAATAG